The following is a genomic window from Solanum stenotomum isolate F172 chromosome 4, ASM1918654v1, whole genome shotgun sequence.
GACAAGGTTTGTTATTGTCCAGTAACTCAGATGAGTTGGTGACTATCTTCTGTGATATTGATTGGGCTTCCTGTATGTTAACCAGGAAGTCTGTAACAGGGTATATGGTGAAAGTTGGTCAGTCATTAGTCTCTTGGAAGGCAAAGAAATAAACAACAGTGTCGAAAAGCTCAGTTGAAGCTGAATATAGGAGCCTTGCCTCCACTGTGTCAAAGTTAGTATGGTTGGTTAGATTGCTAAAAAAAGTAGGAGCTAAAGTTCAATTGCCAGTCCAAGTTTACAGTGATAGTAAAACAACGATTCAAATTGCTGCAAATTCAGTATACCACGAAAGGACAAAACATATTGAAATCGATTGCCACTTTATAAGGGAGAAACTACAACAAGGATTAATCAACCTGAATTATCTTTCTACAAGAGATCAGCTTGCAAACGTATTGACCAAATGACTATCTAGACTTCAACATGAACACCTACTATCCAAGCTAGGAGTGCTAGACATTTTTGCACCACCAAGCTTGAAGGGGAGTGTTGTGATGTAAAGTAGGTGACATTAGTGTTAATAGTTAGTTAGTAACAAAAAGGGCAATTTAGTCTATCAAGAAgagttagttataactaactcAATGCAAGTTACAAGGATAGCTCTATAAATAGCTACTCTCCATTGTATTTTTGCTTTAAGCCGATATATGAAATCTtctcctctcttcttcttctttctcattCTCTTCTCTAAATCTTTCATTCATGATTGAGATTTTTTAGTTTACGATCAATAACCTTATTCTGAAAGTACAAGGCAAATATtgttataaaactaaaataaaataagacaagaaatatagaagatgaaaacaatagaaatagggagacaagagatgagagcttttcttattattccaaCTCTTCAAGAGtacaccaaatcttcaagtctctacaatatgaacccttatgcctctgatctatttatagtgtaacatagaggcatacaaaaggttagtcataaacatgacattaacatgaatataatggaggaggttatgaAAGTGAAatgttacaagaataatggttataaagttggaggttatggaggttatggttatcttcataatggaggaaagtaatggagataatgggtgagagtaacttcttggtgtagtggacatccacaatataatattttctaatactcccccttggatgtccatagataatatgcctcattaaaaccttactaggaaaaaaccctgtgggaaaaaatcctagtgaaggaaaaagagtatacatatcttttaaataatgtgttataaaactaaagcaaaataagacaagaaatatagaagatgaaagcaatagaaatagggagacaaGAGATGAGAGCTTTTCTTAGTATTCCAACTCTTCAAGTGtacaccaaatcttcaagtcactacaatatgaacccttatgcctctatttatagtgtaacatagaggcatacaaaaggttagtcataaacatgacattaacatgaatataatggaggaggttatggaagtgaaatGTTACAAGAATTATGGTTATAAAGTTGGAGGTGATGGTTATCTTcgtaatggaggaaagtaatggagataatgggtgagagtaacttcttggtgtagtggacatccacaatataatattttataacaaatatgacccttttccatACTTCAACTTACTGCTTCTGTCCTATTATTTATTGTCTTTGTACTTAAATTTACTATTAGTTTTGTCTGTTGACTGATTATTTTTGTCCCCTCTCATTTATTATTtggttcattttatttttgtgtattttttttctttttatgttattttttctttcttttatttgaatataaacATAGTTTTAAtggttgattatttttttctaaaatgatatataaaataaataattagctGACAATAAAAACAGTTATAAGGAATATTGAATTtactaattatttaataaaatcaaaattaatagagacacaaatttttgtttttgattagattatcttcttttattacatttctttttaaagatagaaaaatataaaaaaaactattatcttattatttttagactgaaaaaaattaaagtaaaaataaaataataaacaaatatattaataaataattaagaatgACTACGGAGTGTCTCATTAAAGGATTAGACCAAACCTCTACGATACCACAAAGCCACAATAGTATCATTAAGCACTAAAACAAATCTCAATGATACCATAAAAGAATGTACGTAATTATAGTGGGACAACATAATGGTGGTCTCACAGTAGGATTGAAGAATTCCTCATGAATGATGCCAAATATATTGTGATGATATCATGAAGGGCTCACCAAAGGACTGAAGTAAATACCATgataatatatagatatattttcATAGTATCAAGAAGGTCTCATCGAAGGACAGAAGGAAATCTTAGTGCAACTATAACAACATATTCATATATTGTGATAGTATCATACATAAGCTGGGGAGTGTTACAAATTATATGAAACCGGCATATGATACCATGTCAATATATGGTATGTTGTGATGGTatcattgaaaaattataagtttCTCCCTTGAAAGACTGCTCATTACTCAATAATATCATGTTATTATATGTATAATGTGTTGGTATCATTGAGCAGTGAGTTGGTTGTACATGAATGATTGTAGGAAACCTTATTGATATCATAGAAATATATGATATTGTCATGGTATCATTAATGCATGAGTAATTTTGTGAATGAATAAAGGAAGAAAACATTAGTGCTACCATAAAATATGTTCATATACTGTGATGGTATCATACATGATATGAGGATTGTTACTGATTATAAGAAACAATTCTTAATGATACCATGCTAGTATATGATATATTGTGATGGTATCATTGAGAAATTATGATTCCCCCCTTGAAGGTTTGATCAACAGTCAATGATATcatgttattatatatatatatatataatgtgatGATATCATTGAAGGACAGAATGATTGAAgcaaacatcaataatatcatgACAATATATAGATAATGTGATGATATTATTACAGACTGAAGCAACAGTAATTATACCATGtcaatatatagatatattgtGATGGTATCATGGAGGTCTCACTGAAGGATTGAAGAAAACATAAATGATGTCATGACATTAAATAGATATAGTATGATGATATCATGGAGGTTTCACTAAAGGACTGAATGATTGAAGCATGCATCAACGATACCATGacaatatgtatatgtatatatattgtgatGGTATCATGGTGGTCTCACTAAAAAATTGAACCAATGGTCAATGATATCATAACAGTacgtataaaattaaattatggtaaaaaaataaagaatattatgatttatatatataaaaaaagaatagaaaagaaagaaaaatactaaaagaattaaaaaaagaagaaaatacatTGATCAAAAGTGAATTGCGAAATCGAATGGATGATGACTTCATGAGTGGATGTATTGTGTCTTATGTAGAAAAACAATATTTAATATTGTTTCTGATGATATTATTATGAATAGATTTCAAGAAATGAAATCTCGCAAAATATAATTGTAATGAATATTTTGATTAATCAAGTTTTTCATgatactttttcattttattttaaaattcgtGTGTCGTcataaaaatttcaattctaCTTGAAGTTTGTTACCACTCCCAACTAccttaaaaatatgaaatcaattCAATACCCCAactcaactatatatatatatatatatatatatatatatatatatatatatataaaagatactAATTTTCGAACACGTAGGTTCCAtgctaaataatataaatactttACAAGTTTTACAATTTTGAACTAatcttttacaaaatttaatcaaataagtctaataaagataaaacacacacaaaaaaaaatagagaagaaaacatgttcaaaaataatattaataataaaccaagatgaaagaataaaaaatcaagttcactaaacccctctatttataataatttaaaattcaaagttgggggtattatagtatTTTAGAATTCAAGTTAGGGCTGTTTTTAGTTGGGGGTATCAtagtaatttaatattcaagttagagagttcatgtttttaaggtagtatataatataagtgtgtgtatatataaatgtattttatatcattttaagGATAAGTAATGAAATATTAAGAATTCATTTAGAACTCTTTTGCATGttgatttctatttttaagttaatttttttaatttaatttttgttatgaaactatataaatttagaagaagaacaAAGTAGGGAGAAGAAATAAgacttcttattcttcttgtATGATATTTAGGGATTCATATATCTGATTTACAATGAAGAAAACCCGTTTATTTATAAGGGAAACCTAACTTGGTCCCCAAGTAGGATTCCTAACTACTCCCTAAAAAAACTCCactataatataaatatgtttataacaattttaatttttttccctaCGTATCTTTCTCCTTTCTTTTCACggttattgttttttttattcttttgtttattattgttattgtttttatttctaatatttctatatttttattcatatttaaattaaatgtatttAAATCTATTTTACAATATAAATTTCTGAAACAGTAAGAGTTCATTTAGAGTTTTTCTACCTAtgaatttttatgtataatctaataaaatattttttttttaaattgtcgACTAATTTTTCATTAGCTTGTCAGTTTACATAACCATATTACAAACTAGTCtccttttattattatatatataaatcacaattaattatatttatgatataattCACTAACATAAATTAATAACCACGTAATATCTAAACTAGTATTATCTTTCACCTCAAACCAAAGGGCAAGAAacatttatatgtaattttaggGTTTGGTAGATCAATTTAGAAAATGTCGAGGCCATTGCAATCATTGGGAGGATCGCCGAGGAGTGCAACGGCGGAGTCTAAGGAAAAAGGAGAATCGACGGCGACCCCAATGATGACGGCGGCGGAGATGGAGATGGAGCAGgatattaaaaaattcattggAGGTGATTACCTGATTGGTTTTATACCAATGAAGGGTGATGTTTTCGATTATGCTAATGATGACGATCCAGACCGTATCCCCGATGGGGCTTTGGTGGAGCATCGCCCTCATTTTGCTGATATTTGGCGCCGTTATGATgctcaacttcaaacaaccaatGTATGTATATATGCTTTTCtgaatgattaattaattatatatgtactTCTAATTGTGTTGTGGACAGGGTATGGACCTTGATACTTTTCCTGGTTGTTCTATGCTTGTTGATGCATATCCGATAAATATGTCCGATCCCACCACCGAGGAGGAGGCTATGATAATTTATGAGCTGGTTGATCTTGCTCTCGACATATACAATCATGATGAATCCAATGTATGTATGAGTATGACCCTGTTGCGATCCCTCCTATATTTTAGTCTGTCTGTGCTGCAACTAACACTAATAATAGTGTCTCTGCCTTGCAGCTTTTTAAGTACAAGTTCATCAAGGTTGAGAAAGTGAACACTCGGCTCACAGGATATGCTGAATTTTTCATTACTGTGAAATTCTTAAATGTCACTATTGCTACTGTTGTTGAAACTTTTCAAATATATGCCGGTCAAAGTATGTGTAGGCGTCATTTTAAAAGAGTCTTTTCTTGTGTACCAAAATCAGGGGTAAGTAACAAGAGGTTTACAGTATTTACTTACTATCTATTTGATGATGATTTTGGgtaaattttaactttattttggTGTTTTTTCCTCTCTCTTAAGGCGTTGATGTAATTGCCAAGATGGAAGAGAGGGACATACACTTTATTATGTGGTAGGTACTACTAATACACGGTATACTTCAACGAACAACATTCTCCTTCTGTGGCCCCTCATGGATTTGAAAAGTTACTAAAAGTGTACGCAGAGTGagattttttacttaaatatttcaGCAATAATAAAGTTCACTTTTTCCCCAATATTCGCAATTGTAAATATGATTACAAGGGTACAATTTTGTAATCCTCATAGCATGGTTAGCCAAATCCATCAGCAAGTACAGATAAGCTAGGTATGTACATAGCTGCTTGAGATTCAACCCTATCAAATAAGCCAATCCGACACGTGTTCAGATTTTTAGTTATGCAAACACaagttaaatatttgttttgtagCTAACATGCTCTTTCAATATTTGGTCTTTTTGTTTAATAAAGAGAAGCAGTCAATGCTAATCACGAATCACTTGAACACAGCACTATGAATTCtcttatgtatttattttaattaaaacatgTAACACCAAAACAATAGTCACTTATAACTTGTAAGTAAGCCCCATAATCTTATCTGAGTctagaaaatgatcaaaatagtcCTTAACGTATAGGTacagaaaatgatcaaaatagcCCTTTAACATACATCATTTTCACAAAATCTGAGATAAGTATTGTATAAACTTTGTGAAATATAGCGCTGTGCTCCTTCAAAACGTCTTCAGGGATGAACAAGGAAAGATTAAAagtattcaaattcaaaaatatataagatttttaagaaaaaagttttttttttttggttatattatAAGTAGAAACTCCTAAGTACAAGAATTTTAAATCAAACTCTTACTCATATCCAAAGAGCTTGAGATGAAACAATCTTGGCATAATACTCGTAACCAAATAGATTTGCACATAAAAGGATAGCTAACAAGTATTAAAGTCACCTATTGCAACTCCaggcaacacaacaatatatatttacatGTAAAAAGGTGACTAACAAAAAATGATTGGATATATATAGTATAGCAATTTATACCGCATATCTACCAACTTTGTATCActtaatatcaatttttattttgataaataaaatcaatctGACAATATATAGTATAGTACCTTATAACATATATAATAGGAAGAATTGGTATCATGTAATATactaattacttttattttgaacCAAACTGGTATCAACATATAATGTTCTACATTATACCATATATCATCCCAACGTTTATTCATATAATACATcatatttattctataaataCTTTCTCATATACAACTATTGTTTTAATTTGTCATGACTAAAAAATGGACGTGGTGACACTTGCATTATCCCACCAAGATAAGTCAGCTTAAATCCTGACGAAGCAGATAAATACGGAAATAAAGCGGAAATAAGATCTCAAGATAACAAAACATGCGGATAACttaatcaaatttataatattaccaaaatttggttgtcatgtgtacaagccactaacatattataatagaagtgaagaaaaagaaatggggtacgGTGAAGAAGGgatatttgttgggttttatagaGCAAGTCAAAGCGGGGACAACAACGACTATGCCCAGCATATTCCAAGAAACTCTCCGACTCCTTTGTTACTAGggataagaaataattaatatcaacgtttatttttgaataagtttattttatattttggttgaaattaattattctaaaattataatattatttttatctaatattcaagatgaaataatataattaatttcaaaataatataattaatttcaaaatttacttCGGAGATAATTTGTTGAACCAAACGAGGACTTAGAGTAGAACAAAATCATAGGTAGAAGAAAGAGGGTCACTGAggtgacaaacaactacctttGTTGAAACTTTTCAAGTATATGCCGGTCAAAGTATGAATGGAttatcaattaattactttaatatGTGGTACTCTGTATACCTCACTTCATTTTCTCCGGTAAAGACGAATAACATTCTCCTCATGTGGCTTCCCCTTTGAAAAGTTACTGAAGGTGTACGCAGAGTGAGATTTTTTACTTTAACAGTCAAAACAAATTCATAGCATTCAGCCATAATAAAGTTCACTTTTTCAACATACTCATAACCCTTCAaggcatgaaaaaaaaaatactataaggacattcggtttgattttttaaatagagCAATTATGATTAGATGAATAGAAGCATATAGTACATCGATTTTGTCATCATTCTTGCATAGCATGGTTAGCCAAATATCCTTCCAGATTAGGTTTCCAGGTAAGCTATATACATAGCTGCTTGGTATTTCACCCAGACAGACGTCAAGGGTTAATACCTCAGATGATCACTCAACTATCCACTTTTgcctcagaaagtcactcaacttttaattttcacTTAAAAGTCACCAtgtgagtgactttctgaggaaagactggatagttgagtgaccatctgaggTATTAACCCTAGACGTCAATGTCGAAATCCTATCACATAAGCCAATCAAACATGATTTCACATTAAAGTTGTATTGCACAGATCGGTTCAGATTTTTAGTTATGCAAAGACAAGTTGAAAGAagcatatatatattcattttttttaaaactttgtgcattattgatacaaatttaacaaaatattgtgttttgttgttgtatatCATTATCACGGTAGaagttaaatattatatgttccATATAGTATACCAAATTAAACTATACATTATACCAATAATTTGATATAGCATCCCAATGTTTATTCATAGAACACActaataattattctataaatACTCTCATATACAAATATTGTGTTAATTTGTCATGACTCAAAAAATGGATGTGGTGACACTTGcattatcccaccaagacaagtcagcctaaatcCCGACTAAACAGATAAATATGGAAATAAGATCTCAAGATAACAAAACATGCatataacttaattaaattcatactattaccaaaatctggttgtcattTGTACAAGTCACTAACGTATTATAATAGAAGTGAAGAAActacaagtctcaaatgacattgtttctagagtagaagaAAGAGGATCGATgaaatgacaaacaactacctcataATCTTTAGAAGAGCCTCGatcaagaagagaagagagGGTATCACCGTGATGTGAACTCGTAACATACATAAATGTAGAAACAAGGAGTGAGTAACGTAGAAATCCACCTACAAGCCGAACAAGGTCCTACGGTCTATAGAAGACAGTCACAGGAAGGTATCCTGAGGTTAGGAAACTTTGAGTCTCGGAACCTTTCTTGAAGGTTCCACGGTCCATAGTAGGGGGTCCATAGAAGAAGGTCTAGACTAGGTGAAAAACATGGGAAGGTGGGTCCCTACGAGGATAATCACGAACGCCTTTGAACATCGATAGCTTGGGAGCCTCAACCTTGGCCTCCCTATCTTTGTTGAGCGACACAAGTCCTCCAACTTCAATGCCCTTTTTGACTGATTTCATCATGGCTCTTATGGATTCAATCCTGATTAGCACATCCAAGAGTCGGCACTCCAAGGAAGTGATGACTTCCTTCATCTCATATTTGGCATGCTGGTGCCCCTCCAATTTCTTGCAGATGTTTTCATTCTCCTCAAGGGAGAAATCCTCGAGAGTCTTGAATTTACTATCGACTTCGTTCAAGCGCTTGCCTATGATCTCCACAGCCTTCCTCGCCGTGTCAACCCTTGAGATCCACTCTACTCCGGGCATGATGTCAATGGGCTCCTCACCACGTTCATCATCACTCGCTTCAGTGGTCAAAAGTGAGTGAGATGTCAGCGCTTCGCTTGGTGTAGAATCGAGTAACAATTCCTCGTTACTGTTAAGGTGCTTCTTTCCACCATCCTGCTTGACGTTAGTGGTGCTAGCAGCATTGATGTCTCCCTCGTTTTCCCTTCCCTTAGTACCAAcctttgctctgataccacgttGTCATGGACTTAGAATTCAACTAACACTCTGTGTGGCACTCGGCAACTTACTCTTGAttctttcacgatcttgtaagctcaagtaagtcttttcaaacttagatcgctaaaagaatgaagaaagacACAAGAGAGTTTTTAAATAAGGCCTTTTGTATTGCTTTAGAATATTGCTTACACTTTCTTGGTTGGTTTGCAAATGTAtgtccctctatttatactatACAACTAGGGCAAGGGTGTGCAATATTTGGATTAAACcgaaaaaacaaaatcaaatcaaattgaattctaatttggattattttttggttttttggtttcgTTTcggatttagaaaaataaaaatcgaaaaaccaaataaactgaatcttatatatatatatataccttaaaatcatgaactcctaacttgaatgttaaattactataatattcctaacttaggttgtaactttttcgatgagttgtgacttttccgataagttgtgacttttttcaaacgAATGTGATTGTTTGATGAGTTGTAACTTCTCCAAAGCATTGTGAGTTTTCCAAAGGGCTGTGACTTCTCagaaaggtcatgacttttcagataagaaagaaaaaatagttgtTCGTACTACCTTTTGTTGAATATAAATAGAAAGACTTTCCCTCTcttttttcaaccacaatttttaaaaaatcatcttctcttcttcttcttgcatttaaaaaaaaattgtgtgatttattgtcattgagtgagttcgaagtttagcggaatatgaggttcCACTATTTTGATAAAGTAAATCGTTCcatcctaagagggtatattctataaccttgagtacttgaggaaaataattttgaagatataataattatttttttccttaatatatacattagtatgtaatgttcaaatatttgaagttaacatgatgtagtctaaattcattttttttattaaaaatttctcttgtgatgtagatatatgcttctgaatatctttttttcaaaattattaaacttctcaagagttagaaaattgtcacgatttgctttttgatgctcaagacaaaataatgactttatatatcaatgttacttatgtgattttgattgtaaagaagtttgcttcaaaataattattactatataaacattgtcattttgttttcattattactatttcttaatatttcagtattttagacgaagaaaagttcatatgacttgtaataacgccagttgaagtttgtactaatttaatttttattatttatttaatagctaatttttatgagataaatatttttattaatgcaaatctctctctctctctctctctctctctctctctctctctctctctattatttgtatttaaattaaagtattatatatgtcatgaatgtattatcaagttaacaagatcttctaacttcaaaatatattattttaaatgtccaaagttattttaaaaaaaaactcataacaaatgtgaaaatatgtgaatatatctgaatcatttaaaatttatcatttacaaaatacatTTTACATTCAGTAATATagaataaacattttcattttgtcccaacactaaattaaaatctaataactataaaaaaaatagtaacgttaattaaaagtcctatttatttatttatgtaagtataaaatttattagaaatttaactattgcacattaattctttatttataaaattataaattctgttcgttattactaattattgcgAATGTTATTCACAATCTTttacattctttagttataatatgctttatgaattctcatagttatgacattaattatttctatctttcatctttccttttattaacttttgaccaataatttttcatattattatacaacccctatatatgtgataacactgtgttgttattttttcttggtCGAATCATGTttggttgaataaattgaaaattgtttacaagtatatgaactatatctttgttgggtgtaagataAACAAGTGATTATACATATGATTTCATAGATAGAatatatactttaattttaacttttagttTTTCCggtgaaaaaaaagagaggaaacctttctcagtcagataactatctttgatttatgtacatAGTCAATTgagaagtcaaatatgagagcAAACAACAAGAACACCGTCTATTATGTtataaactataaaataaaaattaatacacaaaaaatagttctaaaaaataaaatatagttgttctcttcacatgttcatatgacgtCTAAACAGTTTAACgtggaatacacgtgcaaagTACATTTgattagatgacaagaaaaatacacatcAAATATCGTCTGTAAAGTAATTTTAGTGAGatacgactaattacatgattgaaccccatcaaattgaaataaatatatacattattgcatttaactaataaaatttttcattgactATCTTCATACGTTCGCGTGAATaacagatatatatatatgacaatccatattgaacattcacaaaagaatctgcaatattattttgtgcaaaacttattattcaaatcatcgcttaaataagcaatactatttactataacatatattttctgaattggtaatcacgtgcaatACACGTGTCGGAAAACTagttaccttaaaagcatgaactcttaacttgaatgttaaattactataatatccctaacttaggttgtgacttttttgatgagttctGACTTTtccaataagttgtgactttttttcaaagggttgttattttttgatgagttgtgacttttccaaaaaagttga
Proteins encoded in this region:
- the LOC125862282 gene encoding uncharacterized protein LOC125862282 — protein: MDLDTFPGCSMLVDAYPINMSDPTTEEEAMIIYELVDLALDIYNHDESNLFKYKFIKVEKVNTRLTGYAEFFITVKFLNVTIATVVETFQIYAGQSMCRRHFKRVFSCVPKSGALM